In Sesamum indicum cultivar Zhongzhi No. 13 linkage group LG1, S_indicum_v1.0, whole genome shotgun sequence, the sequence caagatatatagtgtgcaatctattttattacttataaatttatgttaaaatttaacgATTaccataaattaatctaaagatcaaaataataataataataataataataatgatgatgatgatgatgatggtggcAGTGgtggttgaataattttaattattattttattatatttaatgagataaattataattttatactttggtttaaaaaattcgtctcttaaattttttttttgtatataataagatcaacaacttttataaaataaattatagttttttttattaatattaatagttatacaaaattatatgcaagtattttgatattttgatgtatatatatttctaaactttaacgaattatattttaactaaactaattagtaatttatatttataacaataaattaaaatattgtaccatatgtttaatattttttattaaaaaatataaaatcgaaaaattttaaatctcaccaacaattttattaaaaaaatatacattctctctcattctcacaactctaaattttaaaacccCAATTTCTTCTCACTCTTCTCATTTCTCTAAATTCTAAAATCCAAATTTCTTTCCCACTCTTCTCATTTCTTTCTAAATTCTTCccactcttttcttttccccagTTCCCAGATCTAAACTCACCTAACATTCTGCCTGAGTCCACCACCAATCCACTCCTCTCCTTCCGGCGAGTCGACTGAACCTTGACCCACCACCTATCGTTGCTTCTCCGACGACATCCCGTCTTTTTCGCGATTTTTCATCAGACTTCTGCTCCTTTTTTCTTCGTCGTTCGTCAGCCATTCACTGGCGCACAACCATTCACGTTGGGGTGTACGATGGGATCGAACTCGacctaacaaaaaaatttggcAAGTGGGGAAAGTatccttattaattaatgggaAGCccatattttcaattcaaagcatccttatgatattttattatctataGTAAAGAGGTATACTTCATCACAAGATAAACGATCTTtgtttattcattaattaattgtggtCGTACACAATTTCTACTCGTATCTAAAAGAATCTCggtataaaatgataaaaaaaaaattttgtgaaaagaataaattataataaatgtgaaGAAGTAAGGTGAGAGGGAAACATGGAGTCGCGGgtcattaaaagaaaaaattttataattatgaaattattaaaattattaatttaaccaaatttttttaaagaaaagaaataaaataaagaataaatttggatattcaaatattgataggacaaaaaaaattcttttatattaatatagatgtAGAAAGCTAATAATTCTCAAGTCAATTAGAAAGCGTATTGTTTGGTATAGCTAGCCATATTGAAAACAGCAATGagacttaaaattttatcaacaaGGAGGAGATATATCCGAGGCATCATACGTAATAATATAACTTGAATCTGACTCGACCGTATGATAAATGTGCTATATATGTTGTGTGATTGAAGGCTTCCATTAGCAGAGCGAGATTGAGAGTAAATAATCCTAGAAGCAGTAGGATCACTCGCCCCCCAAAAAATGGATCAGTACTATACTGCTATCATTTCAGCACTGGTAATGTGCATTATCTGGTGCATAAAAATCTCCCTCAACCCTGCAAGAGGAACTCCTCCCTTGCCACCAGGCCCCCGGGGCTTGCCCATCCTCGGGTACTTGCCATTTCTGGGCAACAATTTACTCCATCAGTTTGCAGATTTGGCACAGCGATATGGTCCAATCTACAAGCTCTACCTTGGGAACAGATTGTGTGTCGTGATCAACTCACCAACCCTCGTTAAAGAAGTGGTTCGCGATCAGGACTCGATTTTCGCTAACCGCGACGCCAACATTGCAGCACTAGCGGCATCCTACGGTGGAAAGGACATATCATTTTCGCCACTCAATTCCGATTGGCGGACCATGCGGAAAATCTTGGTCCGGGAGGTGTTAAGTAACAACAGTCTCCAGGGGTCGTACAATCTTCGGAAGGAAGAGGTCAGAAAGGCCATCAACCGTGTCTACAAAGATGCCGGAAAGCCTGTCCACTTCGGTGAGCTATCGTTTCGAACTGAACTTAATGTCATAATGAACTTGCTGTGGGGCGGCATAGTCGAAGGGGAAGAGTGCGAAAGAGTTGGGGAAAAGGTCCGGGAAGTTATCACGAAGCTTGTGGATCTGCTGGGAAAGCCAAATATTGCCGATTTTTTTCCAGTCCTTGCCCGGTTTGACATTCAAGGagtgaagaaagaaatgaagggTTATGTACAATCTATGGAGAGGATTTACGACGACGTTATTGCTAGATGTAGAAAGATGTCATCTGGAGAAATCAAGAGAGAAGGCAAGAAGGATTTCCTTCAAGTCCTGTTAGAGTtacaagagaaagaagatcCTGAGATGCCAATCAGTCTCAGACAAATCAAGGCCATATTGATGGTAAGCTTTGTTTTATTCTTGCTTtactttcaacaaaatcagcAGAATTACTTCCCCTccctttttttcaattatcaaaatttatctttcaAATTTACAGTCACCTACTTTGCTTGTAGGGTGGTGGGAAAATGATATTGTTCGTCCTTTAATTTGTGGTAGTAGATATTATAACTGttattttgaaatacattttgacatgatttgatcgtttaaaaaaaataaccaataaGAAAAGGAGATCATAACGTTATTTATCAAGTTTCATTCCTATTGTGTTCAATTACCTGATCCAATATGGAACGGGTTTTGGAACGGCCAGTTGATCCGTACCAAATACcacctttttttcttgtgaaagtttaggtaataattcgTCATATTTTTTACTGTAAAAAGATTacctattaaatttttatttttaattaaactaatatgtactatttataaaagcgttataaaaaatttaaagtaaaatatgtcaagaaataacaacttataTGATACTAATAGTATCATGCCCATTTAGTAATTTCCCTATAAAAGACCTTATTACGGCAAACCCCctaagatcttataagctttatcatattattttatccaaacacgTTAGgagcatattttttttataagctcctaaaacatcttataagatgttctAAAAAAGTATAGCcggccaaacaccctctaagttATTAAAGTCAGAATTTGTTCATCAACTATTTTTGTGTGACAGGATGTTGTAGGAGGTGGGACTGATACTTCGGCAACAACGATTGAGTGGGTAATGACTGATCTTTTGAATAATCCAAAAGCCATGGAAAAGgtacaaaaagaattatgggAAGTGGTGGGATTGAACAACATAGTTGAAGAGTCCCATACTCCTAAATTGAAGTATCTGGACGCAGTTGTTAAAGAAACAATGCGTTTACATCCACCCGTACCCCTCTTGGTCCCAAGGTCTCCAAACAAAACTTCCGTAATCGGGGGATACACTGTCCCAAAAGGAACCAGAGTCTTCATAAACGTTGGGTGGATCCAAAGGGATCCTTCTATTTGGGATAGTCCTTCTGAATTTAAGCCCGAGAGGTTTCTACACGACAATGAAAAATGTGATTTCAGtggtaataattttcattatctCCCTTTTGGATCAGGGAGAAGGATTTGTCCTGGCCTGCCCCTTGCCGAGAAAATGCTGATGCATTTACTAGCTTCACTTCTACATTCATTTGAATGGAAGCTACCAGATGGGGAAACAGTCAATATGTCGGGCACGTTTGGAATTGTCCTGAGGAAATCTACAACACTGCTTGCTATACCCTCGCCCAGGTTATCTGAACCAAATCTGTATGCATAATTTCATATTGTGTTAGAGTTTATAGCATTGTTCAATAAACCCAGAAGTTGCCGTTGCTATAAGATCATTGGATTTTGTGTCTCGTACACATCTCTTAGTGTTGGCATTTGAGTTCCCAAAAACTTTAATTTACATTTGGTTTGTAATTGGATTCAAGTCACAATGCTGAATGACTAATGCTAAATGAATTTACTGTATTTATATTGATGTGAAAGATTCATCattgtaatgaattttaagCATTTATTACCTATGAATTTACAACTGCAGGGATTCAACATAATTAAGAACAATAATGCGAACTGTTGTGTCAacttttttcttgacaaattgTAATATTGGTCTCTacactttcaaaattttgttttggtaccaaatgtttaaaaaaatagcaaagtTAGTCCCAAAAGTaaattttccttaatttttaaCACAGCCAGCACATGTAATTTCACACTTGGGTGTTAACCCAGCGGACAATATTGCACTTTTAGTCCATTTGAGGTCTTCTTATATAGTCCCAAAATTTCAAGCTCAAAATCTTAAACATTGTGCGTTGATTGTactctttaaaatattctgTTAAAAAGGTAATGAAATTGGAATATGCATTGCATATGTCACTGTCAGTTCATTACAATATAATTGAGTGAAAATATGCATGACTATTGagttcaaataataataaaagttttattttaaattatatcaatttatttaatagttaACTAAGAACGgcctatttatatattaaatattaatatacatttaGATTATGCAATGCATTTACtgattatacatatatagacacacggatatatttatgtataattttataatatacttaatCACTTTCCCGGCAAATCTTTCTCAtaggaatttaattttgtttaatatttaccACTCCTATTCTAAagaattaattgtttatttattatagtgAACGGACAGATGTATACCATGGTGTTTGTCTTTGAAGGAATCTATGAaagaggacaaaaaatgcataaattttgaatttggaaCAAAATAATGTTGAGTTCGTAAAATTTGAGACTACATATGAAGACTCTTATtaaatgggactaaaagtaagatTTTACCCAATTGGATTAACAACAACataagaaattaatgaaaattcaattttaagacAAACTTTGCAATCTCTCTAGAATTTGATATCGAAAAGTATGGGACTATTTTTCCAAACCctcacaattttaattattaaactagtcaaaaaaactacaagtttgtgtatacataatttaaaattttattatatttatattgttaaaTGTGATAGAAGAAcgataaaatgaataattggttgaagcaaataaaaaaatttaaatttaaatgtacaTAGATAGAATATAACTAGGAGAATGTTTGCTAAACTTTTCTAAAATGTAGTATAttccaacatcttataagatgttgaacttatttaaaattaaacttttaaagtgtttgaataaaataagatagtgaagtttataaaatattttcacatctgataaaatattttaacagcTTATAAAATGTTGGATCTTACTTAGAAATAAGCTCCTAAAGTGTTTTAGATAAAACAACATActaaagcttataagatgtttttcgatcttataaaatacactaccaaaaaataaataaaaaaataaagtttataacAACTTTTTTGTTATGGCCATATGGTCGTTTCAATACACAGCCTTTGTAACAGTTTTATAACGGAATGGACGTGATGACATCATTGATGGGGtagtaaaaatgaaataattttgtaacgACCAGAACCGTTACAATAGCTGTTATAAAATTTGTGTGCCTAAAACTGTCACAATTTGTAGGCCGTTACTAATTTGCTAtggctatttatttttgtaatggctttttgGTGAAATAAGGAGTCGTTACAATGGCATGGCAAAAATCGTTGGAAAACTTACGAAAGACGGTGTTACAAAAATCGTGATATTAGAGATGGTTTTTTGTAatggccgttacaaaataaCGGCTATAATTTCTAATGGCTAGTTTCAACGACTATCTTAAGCGCTCAAAGGCCATTACAAAAGAAATCGTGATATTAGAGATGGTTTTTTGTAatggccgttacaaaataaCGGCTATAATTTCTAATGGCTAGTTTCAACGACTATCTTAAGCGCTCAAAGGCCATTACAAAAGCtgccataaaaaaatttatatatttatttcatttcatttgttgtagaAATTCTTACTATCCTCACACACTCTCAACACTCTGATTTTCGTGCATATACATTTGATTAGCTTGGAGATTATTACTCGAATTTTGGACCACCATAGTTGGGGGATATTAAGGTGGACAACCATATTTCTAAGAGATTATATGATTGAATATCCCTATgggctaataaaatattgcccCCAGCTCACACCGTACCGAGAGATTACTCAATCACACAGAAGTTGATAACGGAATTGGGTTTACCCGTTAAGAAGATTAATACATGTAAGAATGGCTGCATGTTGAACTGGAAGAACAAAGTCAGCTTGGAGCACTAcaagttttgtggagaagctAGGTACAAGCTGATCGAGGGCGAGACGACGCTGCAAGAAATCCCCGTATGTTGTGCTTAGATACCCGCAATATGTtacatgttgggcaatggcataaccactTATGCCCTTGCTGCGTAAAACAAGATAAGCCCTTGCTCCAGACAAAAATTTGAGTCACTTaaaataaacccgaaccaAACCAGGACaagaaaaaacgaaaaaaaatttacaagaaaatgtaaaaattaaaaaatataaaaagttgagAATAAGAGTGTCGAtcgaaaacaacaaaaaccaACAGTCAGCAAATCAGGAAAGCCAACTAGCAATGACATGGTCGACAAGCCATTATGACCAACAGCTGAAAAAGGACACGATAATGTCGAACGCAATGACATCatccaaaagagaaaagatgaTGACGAACGCAATGATGtcatcaaaaataaatttggagtCTGAATTTGAAGTCCCaggacgcctataaataagggagcaatgaagcagatgggatcatcagaaatcttctccaactcttcaaaGTATAATATCTCGAATTCAGaatctttgtattttcaaatttcttagTTTATGGGGGTTAACCAAGTGAGTTAAGTCCTCTATCATATGAGAGGATAAACAGTTATCTCCTCCAACAGAGAAAAtgatatctatgtaatattttatatttctttaatgttgtacaaaattctattaagtccctaATTGAAATCTTTTCTACGCCATAAGGTAGGAAACAAAATAGATTATGCtgtttgttgctgaaggagTCAAGTACCTGCGGACTAACCGCTGCGGTAGTGATGTTGGAGCAAGTCCATAAAGTCGAGAACTTGAAATACTTGGGAACAAGGCGGTCGAGTAATGGTACGAATTTGTGagggtttaatttattttgggaGCATGTTGGGCCTAACTTAGAGCATGTAGTGGactatgtttaattttttgctagaagggcaaaatggttATAAAATGGATTGATGGACCAAAATCACGAACATTTGGAAGATGCCAAACCAAAATTGTCACCACGAATgttagaggaccaaatttgccaacccctataaatacaggacgaaaattgcaatattgccaaataattataattactaaagCTTTGAAATTCATTGACAAAAAGAATTCTTGtcattgaatatatataattagcgattattaaaattatcattaaatttttttgtctttaattttttattttcatgtagtGAGTGtagatttaaaatattattttaatttacttttcaggaaaaaattaataagtacTTAAATTAATCTATCGCAAGCACCCATACGGCGTCAGAAACTTCTCCgcatatttaatttgtgaaaGTCAACCACAAATCATATCTCAAAATTAAGTATAGTTTTCTTTATCAACCACTTGTCCTTGTAGACGATCTAACTGCACATGCACATCCAACTTAAACATTATTGACTTCCGAagtctaattatatttgtttttagtagaaaggataaattattattaattaaaataaatgaattacatTTACTTCAGTCGAATATGAATATTCGATAAagaatattacaataatcatatattaatcaataatatcaaataaattaaattttattaacatatactattataaaataaatacacactATACGGtggaaataatattctataCATATAGCGGAGTTCAAACCTAAATCTCTAACATCATTGGGTCTTATTATTCTTTTGGTAGTGTAAATTAACCAAATTGCAAATATAACTTTAATTATCGACAGTTCTCTTAAATTTGATCTTAAATTGGTGTGGATTTGTATGACCTACCTGACTTACATTTGGTTACAACCTGGTCATAACCATCCGTTGCAAAAGTCAAGTAggtcataagaaaaaaaaaattagtaagataaatataattatctataactttcttaaatttaattttttggagggtaaaatgtttatattaaatttgattttatcactttagtcccttaagtttataaaatatcagtattaatcattttttagattgaaaaataattttttgtgttttttttatactgaatatgatgtaattatcttatataaataactaaaactTTGTACTCTCGTGAACATaataaaagggataattatactcacTTGctctgaggtttggtgtaattacacgtagagttctgtggtttgaaaaattatatctagcaacCCTAAGGTTtactttcatctaacaaataagtcattttgttagtcaaaattcattagatttgttgatattaacaaaaaaacacttaatgaaaattgatatttacgaTTGATTTACTTATTACTGGCTTGTTAcaagtcaaacaatttttctgactaaactatatttataacGGTGAATATATACCTCAGCACATATATTAACACGTGAAgacatatgagggtaatttgatcataaaaagattaacttgacctgcaataaatcagtaataagtcaataagcgctaaatataaatcttttattcgattcttttgttaataatcaCCATCACAAATTAATGCCAAGATGGATACTTGGATatgtatattttgaaatacatCCTTTTATCAACATAAATACTTGAAAAAGATACCACcataattgaatttgttgcAATTTCAAGAATGAAATGTAAGCTTGGAGAAttattcaagaagaaaaatcaaccaCAAGAAGCGGTGTTGCAATTTCAAGAATGAAATGTAAGCTTGGAGAAttattcaagaagaaaaatcaaccaCAAGAAGCGGTTGTATAGCCACAGATCATTCGAGTTTCCGTTACAGCAAAGGAGACTCAAGTCTTCCTTTTTATAAACAGGGAAGCAGCTAACAGAATAAACTAACAgaccaaagaagaaaaaaaacagaagCGTGCTAGCGCTTTTACAAGGAAGGAGAAGACTCCCAACGGTTACAAAGAAACGCATTTTCACTTAACCcacaaagaagaaagaaagcgCCGTTATGCGGAAGTGCGAGAATGACTACAGCAGCTCAGTTCTTCTTGCTCTGAGATTTTCTGCAGCTGCAACCTTGAGAATCACTGTTGGGTTTCATCACCCCCCTCGCAAGTTAAACTTGGGTGGAGATTAACCAAGTATAACTTGGACTTTAAGTGAAGAAAGGAGTTGGCAGGTAAGGGCTTTGTGAAAAGGTCTGCAACCTGCTGCTTTGAGATCACATATGTTGGTTGAATTACTCCTTCTTTGTATTTGTTCCTCACTATATGACAGTCTATTTCGAGGTGTTTGGTCCTTTCATGGAATACTGGGTTCGCAGTAATGTATAGAGCAGCCTTATTGTCACAGTAAAAGGGGATTGGTGTTTGGACATCAACTCCCATGTTCTTCAAAATGTAGATCAACCATGTAACTTCACAAGTGGTGGCGGCCATGCTCCTGTACTCAGCTTCAGCTGATGATCTAGCCACGGTCGTTTGCTTCTTGGTTTTCCAAGATATAGGTGCGCTTCCCATGAATACACAGAAACCAGTCAGCGACTTCCTTGTCAATTGGCATGTGGCCCAATCTGCATCACAGAAAACCTGAAGTGAGAAGTCTGAATTTGCAGGGAAAAACAAACCTGTGGAATTGCTTCCCTTTAAGTATCTGACAACGTGAATGGCAGCATTCCAGTGTGCTTCACAAGGGTGTTGGAGATGTTGGCTCAATTGTTGCACAGCGTAGCATAAATCTGGCCTTGTAAATCCCAGGTATAACAATCTCCCAATCAACCTTCTATATTTTGAAGGATCAGCAAGCTCTGCTCCTGTGTTTTCTGTGAGTTTCAGCCCTGGAGGCAATGGGGTAGTGACATGTTTGCCTTTATCAAGCCTCACATCAGCAACTATGTCCTGTGCATATTTGTGCTGGGAAACTATCATTCCTTCTGTAGAACGAGCTATCTCAAgacccaaaaaatatttagcacTTCCTAAATGCTTGACAGTGAACAATCTGTCTAAGTAGTCTTTGACCTGCACTATTGAATCTTCAGAGGCAGAGGTAATTAATATGTCATCAACGTATACAAGTAATGCAATCAAATTCATTCCAGAACCTTTCACAAATAGACAGTGGTCATGACTGCATTGGACAAAACCAAATTCACTAACTCTCTTTGTGAATTCCTCATTCCACTTCCTAGAAGCTTGCTTCAAACCGTATAGTGATTTTTCCAGTTTGCACACTTTCCCTTTTGGGATTTCATAGCCTTGAGGGGGTTCCATATAAATTTCCTCATCAAGGTAACCATGCAAGAAAGCGTTGTTAACATCAAGATGGTGCAGTGGCCAATTCTTTCCTACAGCCACAGCTAGGAAAAGTCTTACAGTGACTGCTTTTGCCACAGGAGCAAAACAGTCATTGTAGTCTTCTCCTTCAATTTGGCTGTAGCCTTTGGCCACTAACCTTGCTTTGTACCTCTCCACAGTCCCATTGGGATTGAGTTTTACCTTATACAGCCATTTACATCCAATGGCTTTCTTGTTTGCAGGTAGGTCTGCCAACTTCcaggttttgtttttctcaagTGCATTGAGTTCTTCTTGCATAGCTTTTTGCCATTCCATCTTCCCTCGTGCTTCTTCGTAGCCCTTTGGTTCCTGCATGTTAGAGAGATTTTCCACAAAGCAAGTGTGTGCTTGTGTCATATAACAGTTATTGGTGCTGTCAGCGTTATAACATTCATAATCCCTCATCCAGGTTGGTTTGTTATGAATTCTGCTAGATCTCCTAAGTGATGCAGTGTCTGTTCTTTGTTCCTGATCTGGTTTATCACTAATTTCACTATGGGATTCTATAGGCTCTTCATTGTTGATGATGTCACTAACTACAGGGAGTGGACAAATTAAATCAGCATCATCTTCATTGTGATTAGAAAAAGGGAATGTATTTTCATAGAAGATTATATCCCTGCTTATATGTATATTGCCAGTGCTTAATTCCATGACTTTGTAGCCCTTGGTACCATGAACAAATCCTAGGAAGACACACTTTAAAGCCCGAGgttcaaatttgtttttaaaaggAAGAGTGTTAGTGATAAAACAGAGACAACCAAAAACTTTGATATGCTCATAAGCAGGtttcttttcataaagaaTTTCATAGGGGGACTTCCACTTAAGAATTTTGCTGGGCAATCTGTTAACTAAATAAGTGGCCATAAGTAAGGCATCAGTCCAGAATCTTGAAGGCATATTAGCATGGAACATTAAGGCTCTAGCGATTTTGAGAAGGTGTTGATGTTTTCTCTCAACAATACCGTTTTGTTGGGGTGTGTGGACACAAGTCCTTTGGTGTATTATGCCTTTGTTATAGAAGAAGTTCTGACATTctttattaacaaattccGTTCCATTGTCGGTTCTAACTTGCTTGATTTTGGTATCAAATTGAGTAGAAACCATGTTATAGAACTGTTCCATTTTAGACAAAGTTTGTGACTTGTGAAGCATTAGGTAGGTCCATGTACTTCTACTAAAGTCATCGACAATGGTAAgcatatattcataattttcaacacAGTGCCTTTTATAAGGTCCCCATACATCTATGTGAACAAGTTCAAAAATAGATTTAGTGCAAGATTCACTTAATGAAAAAGGCATTCTAGGTTGTTTTGCCAAAGGACATATCTTGCATTCCAAGTGTTCAGTGTTTTCCTTACAAAGTTTCATCCGTTTCAGGACATCTAAGCTTGTGTGTCCAAGTCTATTGTGCCACAAAGGTTCATTACATTGGACTTTACATCTATTTATATTGCATACATCAGTGTGCAGGTTTTCTTCATTGGCAGGCATGTTCTGTTTAGAGGTTCTTGTCATTTGGTCTTGGGGTCGTCTTTCTAGCACATAGAGCCTGCCACGTTGTCTACCTACAGCCAATATACCTCTAGTCCGAGGGTCCTGCACAACACAAGTTTGGTTTGTGAAGTGAACATTAAGATCATCATCTCTACATAGTCTACTAACAGAGAGTAAATTGTGATTAAACTTAGGGACATATAGAACATCTTTCAAGACTATGTTTTCAGTAATGTGAACTTCTCCCGCAATCTTAACATCATAACTAGCACCATTAGGAAGTTTAACAGAGACTAAGTTATCAAGAATATGAGCATTTGTAAAATCATTTAATGAACTGCATATGTGGGCTGAAGCCCCACTATCTATAATCCACATTTGAGCATTGATTATAGATTTACCTGCAAATCCATGAAAGTCTGAGAAGTTGGAATTTATTTGGCCAGCGCCTTGATCTTGGATGATTTTGAGCATCTCTTTTCTGATAATGTCTGTGATGTTGGCATCTAGATTTCCATTCAGGTTTGTCTGAAGGTTGTTAGCTTGGTAATCAACACTTGAATTCATGGTTCTTACAGTCATTGGTCTACTTCCAACCTTCCTTTGATCCATCATGTTCTTGTACCACTCCGGGTACCCTATAAGTTCGAAGCATCCCTCCTTCACGTGCCCCCTTTTCTTGCAGTGATCACATTGTAGATGTTTCTTGTCAAGTGTCGTCGCTTTCTTGAAGTTCATCCTTGCATTTCCTTGCCTTTTAATCTCTGCAACTTGTACAGCCATAACCCCTTCTCGATCAATTTCGGAGATCCCAGAATTTACAGCCATCTGTTTCTCAATTCTGTGTACCATGGAGTAAGCCTTAGCAGCTGTGGGCAGTGGGTCCATAAGCAATATCTGATTTTTCA encodes:
- the LOC105156334 gene encoding cytochrome P450 76C1-like, which codes for MDQYYTAIISALVMCIIWCIKISLNPARGTPPLPPGPRGLPILGYLPFLGNNLLHQFADLAQRYGPIYKLYLGNRLCVVINSPTLVKEVVRDQDSIFANRDANIAALAASYGGKDISFSPLNSDWRTMRKILVREVLSNNSLQGSYNLRKEEVRKAINRVYKDAGKPVHFGELSFRTELNVIMNLLWGGIVEGEECERVGEKVREVITKLVDLLGKPNIADFFPVLARFDIQGVKKEMKGYVQSMERIYDDVIARCRKMSSGEIKREGKKDFLQVLLELQEKEDPEMPISLRQIKAILMDVVGGGTDTSATTIEWVMTDLLNNPKAMEKVQKELWEVVGLNNIVEESHTPKLKYLDAVVKETMRLHPPVPLLVPRSPNKTSVIGGYTVPKGTRVFINVGWIQRDPSIWDSPSEFKPERFLHDNEKCDFSGNNFHYLPFGSGRRICPGLPLAEKMLMHLLASLLHSFEWKLPDGETVNMSGTFGIVLRKSTTLLAIPSPRLSEPNLYA